In Thermobaculum terrenum ATCC BAA-798, the DNA window GAAATTATTAATCGCTCTATTTCTTGCGTCTGAGGATTCTCGTATGGACCCAACAGCAAGGTCATTACTAAAGTCACAAGCACATTAACAACAAGCATAAGCAAGAAAACAGGAAACATCGTGTATATCGCCCCTATAGGGACGGGATTAAATCCTAAAGCTCTTGGAGTTACACCTCTGAACTTGATTATCCAAAGCCACACACTGACAGCAAAACCCAAGTATAGCAGGGAAGTAAGTAGCACAAAATTAAAAGTACCCGAGGGTTCATGCCCCAAAATCAGTTCAAAGACTAGTAGCCCTAGGACTGCAGCGAACACGCCTAAGAATAGCCCTAGGAAAAAAACTACTATAACATCTACTAATCCCCATCTCTTAGAAGAACTATTTTCAATCCTATCCGAGGCTTGATTCATATGAAGAATATCCTCCTAGAAGCGCAAATTAGTCATCAATAAACTTGGACAACAAGGTACACGCAATTATAGTTTCTCTGAGTTCCGAAGCTTGACACGCAACAAATGATACTGGTATCATTTGTCTCGCAATGAGAAATAGAGAGTTATTCCTTAGAAGACTACTCGTAGATGCCGGTTATAAGAATACTTCTTCTAGAATGAAGATTGTATCTCTGATAGGTAAGAGAGCGACTTTTACTACTTCCGAGATTCTAGAGGAGGTAAGCCGCGTATATCCCGAAATAGGGAGAGCAACGGTATTTAGAACTCTCGATACACTTTTGTCGCTAGGGGCGTTGGACAAAGTCAAGCTATCTGAAGGCAAAGATGGCTATATAGTATGCAGTCCTCCCCACCACCACCATATCGTATGTACCGAATGTGGGAAGATAGGCGAGGTAAATAGCGATAATCTTGAAGAAGCTCTAGAGAAGGCTGTTGAAAAACTTGGTTTTGAGCTCAGATATCACTCAATAGAGATCTCCGGGTTGTGCGAATCCTGCCGCACAGCTTCTCAAACCCAGAAAAGATGAGGAACAATGAGAAAGTTTATAGCTCTACTATTACCGATAATCTTTGCTCTAATGGTATCCTGTGGTTCTCAGGGTAATAGCCCTGTTGAACACACAGGGGTCAAAGTAGTCACGTCTGTTTATCCTCTATATGAGTTAGTTCATCAGGTAGGAGGGAACAGAGTAGAAGTTACGAATTTGGTCCCTGCTGGATCCGAACCCCATGACATGGAACTAACACCAGGAGATATAAATACCCTAATGTCCGCTAAGCTCATTGTGTATATAGGCGGGGGTTTTCAACCGGCTCTTGAGGAAGCGTTACAGAATATTGATTCTGAAGTTGTAAAGCTGGATGTAACCAAAGGACTGCAAACCATACCTGCTTCTCAATCTGAAGGCACAGAACATGACCATAGCGAAGAGCATGCTTCAGAAGAGCTGGCATTCGACCCCCATGTTTGGCTTGATCCAGTTCTGATGAAGCAGATAACTTATGAAATAAGGGACACACTAAGCCAAATAGATCAAAGAAATAAAGCTTACTATGAGGAAAACGCTTCTAATTATGCTAAGCAGCTTGACCAGCTAAATTCTGAGTTTGAGAGAGGGCTTAGTAATTGCAGGACAAGGTATTTTATTACGAGTCACGCTGCTTTTGGATATTTGGCTAGAAGATACAATCTAATCCAAGTGCCTATAACAGGTTTATCTCCAGAGTCGGAACCTTCTCCAAAGAGGATGCAAGAAGTAGTAGAACTGGCAAGAAAGCATCAAGCTAAAGTGATATATTTCGAGACGCTGGTAGACCCAAGAGTGGCAGAGACTATTGCAAATGAGGTAGGGGCAAAAACTATGGTTCTCAATCCCATAGAGAGCCTTACCCCTGAGCAGGAGAAAGCAGGTAAAGACTATATTGAGCTAATGAAGGAAAACCTACAGGTCCTGAGGGAAGGTTTAGAATGCAAGTAAACTTACCAAACACAGAGATAATCCTAAGGTTAGAGCATGTTACCTTCAGCTACACGTCCTCACCTGTAGTAGAGGACGTCAGCTTCTCTGTGAGTAAGGGCGACTTCCTAGCCATTCTAGGGCCTAATGGTTCTGGTAAATCAACACTTCTAAAGCTTATAGCTGGTTTGATCAAGCCTGATAGTGGGCAGATTGAGATCTTTGGGCAAGACATAGAGAGATTCAATCAGTGGCCAAGAATAGGTTATATGCCTCAGGTGTCTTCTGTAAGGCCTGGTTTTCCTGCAACGGTTGAAGAGGTAGTCCTATCTGGAAGAGTGGGCAGGAAGGGGTTCTTCAGGCGATTAGACAAAGCCGATAAGAGCAAGGTGCAGTCAATATTAGAAGAATTGAGAATAGATCACCTAAGCAGGCATGTCGTTGGTGAACTATCCGGGGGGCAATACCAAAGAGTGATGCTGGCACGTGCATTAGCCTGTGATCCTGATCTCCTCCTGCTTGATGAACCTACCGCTAGCGTAGACCCAGAGACCCGACGTAGCATCATGGAACTACTAAACCGGATGAGATCCGAGCGAGGACTATCAATCATCAACATCTCACATGACCTAGATACGATAAGAGGATATATAAGTAGGGTTATCATATTCAACAAAAGAATTATCTTTGAAGGTACTCCGGAAGAAATGGATGTACATTTAGCAACCCAACAGCAGATTC includes these proteins:
- a CDS encoding CPBP family intramembrane glutamic endopeptidase, translating into MNQASDRIENSSSKRWGLVDVIVVFFLGLFLGVFAAVLGLLVFELILGHEPSGTFNFVLLTSLLYLGFAVSVWLWIIKFRGVTPRALGFNPVPIGAIYTMFPVFLLMLVVNVLVTLVMTLLLGPYENPQTQEIERLIISKQDLIGVLFTIAIVAPVVEETLFRGVLYRYLRSRLGVPISIILTSSVFAVVHFIPVIFPLLFVAGCFLAWVSERYDSLYPSMFLHFLNNATMVLLLYSAMKL
- a CDS encoding metal ABC transporter ATP-binding protein, whose product is MQVNLPNTEIILRLEHVTFSYTSSPVVEDVSFSVSKGDFLAILGPNGSGKSTLLKLIAGLIKPDSGQIEIFGQDIERFNQWPRIGYMPQVSSVRPGFPATVEEVVLSGRVGRKGFFRRLDKADKSKVQSILEELRIDHLSRHVVGELSGGQYQRVMLARALACDPDLLLLDEPTASVDPETRRSIMELLNRMRSERGLSIINISHDLDTIRGYISRVIIFNKRIIFEGTPEEMDVHLATQQQILEAIAASDHHHG
- a CDS encoding Fur family transcriptional regulator — encoded protein: MRNRELFLRRLLVDAGYKNTSSRMKIVSLIGKRATFTTSEILEEVSRVYPEIGRATVFRTLDTLLSLGALDKVKLSEGKDGYIVCSPPHHHHIVCTECGKIGEVNSDNLEEALEKAVEKLGFELRYHSIEISGLCESCRTASQTQKR
- a CDS encoding metal ABC transporter substrate-binding protein translates to MRKFIALLLPIIFALMVSCGSQGNSPVEHTGVKVVTSVYPLYELVHQVGGNRVEVTNLVPAGSEPHDMELTPGDINTLMSAKLIVYIGGGFQPALEEALQNIDSEVVKLDVTKGLQTIPASQSEGTEHDHSEEHASEELAFDPHVWLDPVLMKQITYEIRDTLSQIDQRNKAYYEENASNYAKQLDQLNSEFERGLSNCRTRYFITSHAAFGYLARRYNLIQVPITGLSPESEPSPKRMQEVVELARKHQAKVIYFETLVDPRVAETIANEVGAKTMVLNPIESLTPEQEKAGKDYIELMKENLQVLREGLECK